In one window of Mycteria americana isolate JAX WOST 10 ecotype Jacksonville Zoo and Gardens chromosome 24, USCA_MyAme_1.0, whole genome shotgun sequence DNA:
- the LOC142420542 gene encoding uncharacterized protein LOC142420542, with translation MGSTGRTPSPNGGRASARAGSSSGNGTLAPHLRWRQLGRQPGIGTGTDAWATAAAPRARNARMEAGPTPASPAGTRTEPRHRRDPRARGAGDAAESTRSPETCTGMFSPSQRRSHTAGSAPPASQHTARWGYGTARCMARPGVRHGTAGASPRFQGDVEKHDPCQDLSAPATPYFTNSLPQSPEEFPLAVRIPCGCRPHTRHRLRFVPTRLPPGP, from the coding sequence ATGGGCAGCACGGGGAGGACGCCCAGCCCAAACGGGGGTCGCGCGTCcgcccgggcaggcagcagctccgGAAATGGCACCCTGGCACCGCACCTTCGGTGGCGGCAACTCGGCCGACAGCCCGGCATCGGCACGGGGACCGACGCCTGGGCCACCGCAGCGGCACCGAGAGCCAGAAATGCGCGGATGGAGGCCGGACCCACGCCTGCATCGCCAGCGGGCACTCGCACCGAGCCACGGCACCGCCGGGACCCCCGTGCCCGCGGCGCAGGAGATGCTGCGGAGAGCACGCGGTCCCCCGAGACCTGCACGGGGATGTTTTCGCCGTCCCAGCGCCGGTCACACACCGCAGGCTCTGCACCGCCAGCAAGCCAACACACAGCCCGGTGGGGATACGGCACGGCCCGGTGTATGGCACGGCCCGGTGTacggcacggcacagcaggaGCGAGCCCTCGCTTTCAGGGTGACGTGGAGAAACACGACCCCTGCCAGGACCTGTCCGCTCCCGCCACCCCGTACTTCACGAATTCCCTCCCGCAAAGCCCGGAGGAATTTCCCCTCGCCGTGCGCATCCCCTGTGGCTGCCGGCCGCACACCAGACACCGCCTGCGGTTCGTCCCCACTCGCCTTCCCCCAGGGCCATAA
- the UBXN6 gene encoding UBX domain-containing protein 6 gives MRKFFQEIKADLKFKTAGPGQKLSEPSRVPKEKPKAESVPKPRQGPTDEAQMAAAAALARMELKPKAKVPSSQEAIKNQVRKELMAEAAASEKEFSTEEKDVASPDKEGAAAPSVSGVYFICPLTGAVVRKDKKEKHIREAIQSYFSVDPVAASIMEIHTFNKDREKVRVGVETMAKYLDNIYLHPEEEKYRKIKLQNKVFQERISCLEGIHRFFQAIGFETKTLPVPGQETTEEYYVLKEEMLTKLEDLKDYKEQLLSSEPVRAQLDRQLCVFKPSPEAARFELPNDFYNLTAEEIKREQRLRTEAVEKASMLRTRAMREKEEQREMRKYNYTLVRVRFPDGYILQGTFYARESVSALYNFVREALRDDWLPFELLGPGGLKLTDENLAFNECGLVPSALLTLAWDAAVMADIQASGEEQPASPLKPELLSRVQTLS, from the exons atgCGCAAGTTCTTCCAGGAGATCAAGGCCGACCTGAAGTTCAAGACCGCGGGGCCCGGACAGAAGCTCTCGGAGCCGTCCCG GGTCCCCAAGGAGAAGCCGAAAGCCGAATCGGTGCCGAAGCCTCGTCAGGGACCGACGGATGAAGCGCAGATGGCGGCGGCCGCAGCGCTGGCCCGGATGGAGCTGAAGCCCAAGGCCAAGGTGCCCTCCTCCCAGGAGGCCATCAAGAACCAGG TGAGAAAAGAGCTGATGGCCGAGGCAGCTGCAAGCGAGAAAGAGTTCTCCACGGAGGAAAAG GATGTCGCGTCCCCGGACAAGGAAGGGGCAGCTGCCCCCTCTGTTTCGGGGGTCTATTTCATTTGCCCGTTGACCGGTGCAGTTGTaaggaaagacaagaaggaaaagcacaTCAGAGAAGCCATCCAGTCG taTTTCTCCGTAGACCCAGTGGCTGCCTCAATCATGGAGATTCACACCTTTAATAAGGACCGGGAGAAAGTACGAGTGGGCGTGGAGACCATGGCCAA ATACTTGGATAATATCTATCTCCATCCAGAGGAGGAGAAGTACCGGAAAATCAAACTGCAGAACAAAGTGTTTCAG gaAAGGATAAGCTGCCTGGAAGGGATACACAGATTTTTCCAGGCTATCGGGTTTGAGACAAAAACACTGCCTGTTCCAGGACAAG AGACCACAGAGGAGTACTACGTactgaaggaagaaatgctgACCAAGTTGGAAGACCTCAAGGACTACAAAGAGCAGCTTTTAAGCTCTGAGCCTGTGAGAGCCCAGCTGGATCGCCAGCTCTGTGTTTTTAAACCATCACCTGAAGCTGCTCGGTTTGAGCTACCGAATGACTTCTACAACCTCACTGCAGAAGAGATCAAACGAGAGCAACGGCTCCG GACAGAAGCAGTGGAGAAGGCTTCGATGTTGAGGACAAGAGCCATGCgagagaaagaagaacaaagggaaatgcGGAAGTACAACTACACCCTGGTACGAGTCCGGTTTCCCGATGGATACATCCTCCAAG GGACTTTTTATGCACGAGAATCAGTATCTGCGCTCTACAACTTTGTGAGAGAAGCACTCAGAGATGACTGGCTGCCCTTTGAGCTGTTGGGACCCGGAGGTCTCAAACTGACTGATGAGAACTTGGCCTTCAATGAATGTGGGCTG GTGCCCTCAGCCCTCCTGACTCTCGCCTGGGACGCAGCAGTCATGGCAGACATTCAGGCATCAGGAGAGGAGCAGCCAGCAAGCCCCCTGAAACCAGAACTTCTCTCCAGAGTCCAGACACTGTCATGA